A region from the Bubalus kerabau isolate K-KA32 ecotype Philippines breed swamp buffalo chromosome 23, PCC_UOA_SB_1v2, whole genome shotgun sequence genome encodes:
- the ATXN2L gene encoding ataxin-2-like protein isoform X5 → MLKPQPPQQTSQPQQPPPTQQAVARRPPGGTSPPNGGLPGPLASTSAPPGPPAAASPCLGPAAAAGSGLRRGAEGILAPQPPPPQQQHQERPGAAAIGSARGQSTGKGPPQSPVFEGVYNNSRMLHFLTAVVGSTCDVKVKNGTTYEGIFKTLSSKFELAVDAVHRKVSEPAGGPRREDIVDTMVFKPSDVMLVHFRNVDFNYATKDKFTDSAIAMNSKVNGEHKEKVLQRWEGGDSNSDDYDLESDMSNGWDPNEMFKFNEENYGVKTTYDSSLSSYTVPLEKDNSEEFRQRELRAAQLAREIESSPQYRLRIAMENDDGRTEEEKHSAVQRQGSGRESPSLAAREGKYIPLPQRVREGPRGGVRCSSSRGGRPGLSSLPPRGPHHLDNSSPGPGSEARGINGGPSRMSPKAQRPLRGAKTLSSPSSRPSGEASVPPPPAVGRMYPPRSPKSAAPAPISASCPEPPMGSAVPTSSASIPVTSAVGDPGVGSVSPASPKISLAPTDVKELPAKEPGRTLESQELSRIAGKVPGLQNEQKRFQLEELRKFGAQFKLQPSSSPETSLDPFPPRILKEEAKGKEKEVDGLLASEPLGSPVSSKAESVSDKEDKPPLPAAGGAEGPEQPPAPCPSQTGSPPVGLIKGDDKDEGPVAEQVKKSTLNPNAKEFNPTKPLLSVNKSTSTPTSPGPRTHSTPSIPVLTAGQSGLYSPQYISYIPQIHMGPAVQAPQMYPYPVSNSVPGQQGKYRGAKGSLPPQRSDQHQPASAPPMMQAAAAAAGPPLVAATPYSSYIPYNPQQFPGQPAMMQPMAHYPSQPVFAPMLQSNPRMLTSGSHPQAIVSSSTPQYPSAEQPTPQALYATVHQSYPHHATQLHAHQPQPATTPTGSQPPSQHAAPSPVQHQAGQAPHLGSGQPQQNLYHPGALTGTPPSLPPGPSAQSPQSSFPQPAAVYAIHAHQQLPHGFTNMAHVTQAHVQTGITAAPPPHPGAPHPPQVMLLHPPQSHGGPPQGAVPQSGVPALSASTPSPYPYIGHPQVQSHPSQQLPFHPPGN, encoded by the exons ATGTTGAAGCCTCAGCCGCCACAACAGACCTCCCAGCCCCAGCAGCCGCCCCCCACGCAACAGGCCGTGGCCCGTCGCCCTCCCGGGGGCACCAGCCCGCCCAACGGCGGTCTCCCGGGGCCCCTGGCCTCCACCTCGGCTCCCCCAGGACCTCCTGCGGCCGCCTCCCCCTGCCTGGGGCCTGCAGCCGCTGCCGGGAGCGGGCTCCGCCGGGGAGCCGAGGGTATCTTGGCGCCTCAACCGCCGCCACCGCAGCAGCAACATCAggagaggccaggggcagcggccatcGGCAGCGCCAG GGGACAAAGCACAGGAAAGGGACCTCCACAGTCACCG GTGTTTGAGGGTGTCTACAACAATTCCAGAATGCTGCATTTCCTTACCGCTGTTGTG GGTTCCACTTGTGATGTAAAGGTGAAGAACGGTACCACCTATGAGGGTATCTTCAAGACGCTGAGCTCAAAG TTTGAACTGGCAGTGGATGCTGTGCACCGGAAGGTATCGGAGCCAGCGGGTGGCCCTCGTCGGGAAGACATAGTGGACACCATGGTGTTTAAGCCAAGTGATGTCATGCTTGTCCACTTCCGAAATGTCGACTTCAATTATGCTACTAAAG ATAAGTTCACTGACTCGGCCATTGCCATGAACTCGAAAGTGAATGGGGAGCACAAAGAGAAGGTGCTTCAGCGCTGGGAGGGCGGTGATAGCAACAGTGATGACTACGACCTGGAGTCTGACATG TCTAATGGATGGGACCCCAACGAAATGTTCAAGTTCAATGAGGAGAACTATGGTGTAAAGACCACCTATGACAGCAGTCTTTCTTCTTACAC GGTGCCCTTAGAGAAGGACAATTCAGAAGAATTCCGTCAGCGGGAGCTGCGTGCTGCCCAGTTGGCCCGAGAGATTGAATCGAGCCCCCAGTACCGCCTGCGGATCGCCATGGAGAATGATGATGGGCGCACGGAGGAGGAGAAGCACAGTGCAGTTCAGCGACAGGGCTCAGGGCGTGAGAGCCCCAGCTTGGCAGCCAG GGAGGGAAAGTATATCCCTCTGCCCCAGCGAGTTCGGGAAGGTCCCCGGGGAGGCGTTCGCTGCAGTAGTTCTCGGGGTGGCCGGCCTGGCCTTAGCTCTTTGCCGCCTCGTGGCCCTCACCATCTTGACAATAGCAGCCCTGGCCCAGGTTCTGAGGCACGTGGTATCAATGGAG gccctTCCCGCATGTCCCCTAAGGCCCAGCGACCTCTGAGAGGTGCCAAGACTCTGTCTTCCCCCAGCAGCAGGCCTTCTGGAGAAGCCTCTGTTCCACCTCCTCCTGCAG TGGGCCGGATGTACCCGCCGCGCTCTCCCAAATCAGCTGCCCCCGCCCCAATCTCAGCTTCCTGTCCTGAGCCTCCCATGGGCTCAGCAGTACCAACCTCTTCAGCTTCCATCCCAGTGACATCAGCAGTTGGGGATCCTGGAGTAGGCTCCGTTTCCCCAGCTTCTCCAAAGATCTCACTGGCCCCCACAGATG TAAAAGAACTCCCGGCCAAGGAACCTGGAAGGACGCTGGAGTCCCAGGAGTTGTCCCGGATTGCAGGGAAAG tCCCTGGCCTTCAGAATGAACAGAAGCGTTTTCAGCTGGAAGAACTGAGAAAGTTTGGGGCCCAGTTTAAG CTTCAGCCCAGTAGCTCCCCCGAGACCAGCTTGGATCCTTTTCCTCCACGGATCCTGAAAGAGGAGGccaaagggaaggagaaggaggtggatgGTCTTTTGGCTTCAGAGCCCCTGGGGTCTCCTGTTTCCTCGAAGGCCGAATCAGTATCGGACAAGGAGGACAAACCGCCCCTGCCAGCAGCAGGGGGTGCCGAGGGGCCGGAACAGCCTCCGGCACCTTGCCCAAGCCAAACTGGCAGCCCCCCAGTGGGCCTCATCAAGGGAGATGACAAGGATGAGGGCCCAGTTGCCGA ACAAGTGAAGAAGTCAACATTGAACCCCAATGCCAAGGAGTTCAATCCCACTAAGCCTCTGCTCTCTGTG AATAAATCCACCAGTACTCCGACTTCTCCTGGGCCCCGGACTCATTCAACTCCCTCCATCCCGGTGCTGACAGCAGGCCAGAGTGGGCTCTATAGCCCCCAGTACATTTCCTACATACCTCAGATCCACATGGGACCAGCTGTTCAG GCACCACAGATGTATCCGTATCCTGTGTCCAACTCAGTGCCTGGACAGCAGGGCAAGTACCGGGGCGCCAAAG GCTCCCTGCCCCCCCAGCGCTCGGACCAACACCAGCCAGCCTCCGCCCCTCCCATGATGcaggctgccgccgccgctgccggtCCACCTCTGGTGGCCGCCACCCCTTACTCTTCCTACATCCCCTACAACCCACAGCAGTTCCCAGGCCAGCCTGCCATGATGCAGCCCATGGCCCACTACCCCTCGCAG ccGGTGTTTGCCCCCATGCTTCAAAGCAACCCACGCATGCTGACATCGGGGAGCCATCCCCAGGCCATCGTGTCATCCTCCACCCCTCAGTACCCTTCTGCAgagcagcccaccccccaggcccttTATG CCACCGTTCACCAGTCCTATCCACACCATGCCACGCAGCTCCATGCCCACCAGCCGCAGCCGGCCACCACGCCTACTGGGAGCCAGCCGCCGTCCCAGCATGCGGCCCCCAGTCCTGTCCAG CACCAGGCGGGGCAGGCCCCACACCTGGGCAGTGGACAGCCGCAGCAGAACCTGTACCACCCAGGGGCCCTGACAGGCACGCCGCCTTCTCTGCCACCGGGACCTTCTGCCCAGTCCCCTCAGAGCAGCTTCCCCCAACCAGCCGCTGTATATGCCATCCATGCCCACCAGCAGCTGCCCCACGGCTTCACCAACATGGCCCATGTTACCCAG GCCCATGTCCAAACTGGAATCACAGCAGCCCCGCCCCCTCACCCTGGGGCTCCCCACCcgccccaggtgatgctgctgcacCCACCCCAGAGCCATGGGGGCCCCCCCCAAGGCGCGGTGCCCCAGAGTGGGGTGCCTGCACTCTCAGCTTCCACACCCTCACCCTACCCCTACATCGGACACCCCCAAG TTCAATCTCATCCCTCCCAGCAGCTCCCCTTCCACCCCCCGGGGAACTGA
- the ATXN2L gene encoding ataxin-2-like protein isoform X6: MLKPQPPQQTSQPQQPPPTQQAVARRPPGGTSPPNGGLPGPLASTSAPPGPPAAASPCLGPAAAAGSGLRRGAEGILAPQPPPPQQQHQERPGAAAIGSARGQSTGKGPPQSPVFEGVYNNSRMLHFLTAVVGSTCDVKVKNGTTYEGIFKTLSSKFELAVDAVHRKVSEPAGGPRREDIVDTMVFKPSDVMLVHFRNVDFNYATKDKFTDSAIAMNSKVNGEHKEKVLQRWEGGDSNSDDYDLESDMSNGWDPNEMFKFNEENYGVKTTYDSSLSSYTVPLEKDNSEEFRQRELRAAQLAREIESSPQYRLRIAMENDDGRTEEEKHSAVQRQGSGRESPSLAAREGKYIPLPQRVREGPRGGVRCSSSRGGRPGLSSLPPRGPHHLDNSSPGPGSEARGINGGPSRMSPKAQRPLRGAKTLSSPSSRPSGEASVPPPPAVGRMYPPRSPKSAAPAPISASCPEPPMGSAVPTSSASIPVTSAVGDPGVGSVSPASPKISLAPTDVKELPAKEPGRTLESQELSRIAGKVPGLQNEQKRFQLEELRKFGAQFKLQPSSSPETSLDPFPPRILKEEAKGKEKEVDGLLASEPLGSPVSSKAESVSDKEDKPPLPAAGGAEGPEQPPAPCPSQTGSPPVGLIKGDDKDEGPVAEQVKKSTLNPNAKEFNPTKPLLSVNKSTSTPTSPGPRTHSTPSIPVLTAGQSGLYSPQYISYIPQIHMGPAVQAPQMYPYPVSNSVPGQQGKYRGAKGSLPPQRSDQHQPASAPPMMQAAAAAAGPPLVAATPYSSYIPYNPQQFPGQPAMMQPMAHYPSQPVFAPMLQSNPRMLTSGSHPQAIVSSSTPQYPSAEQPTPQALYATVHQSYPHHATQLHAHQPQPATTPTGSQPPSQHAAPSPVQHQAGQAPHLGSGQPQQNLYHPGALTGTPPSLPPGPSAQSPQSSFPQPAAVYAIHAHQQLPHGFTNMAHVTQAHVQTGITAAPPPHPGAPHPPQVMLLHPPQSHGGPPQGAVPQSGVPALSASTPSPYPYIGHPQAPLPPPGELKIVLAAT; this comes from the exons ATGTTGAAGCCTCAGCCGCCACAACAGACCTCCCAGCCCCAGCAGCCGCCCCCCACGCAACAGGCCGTGGCCCGTCGCCCTCCCGGGGGCACCAGCCCGCCCAACGGCGGTCTCCCGGGGCCCCTGGCCTCCACCTCGGCTCCCCCAGGACCTCCTGCGGCCGCCTCCCCCTGCCTGGGGCCTGCAGCCGCTGCCGGGAGCGGGCTCCGCCGGGGAGCCGAGGGTATCTTGGCGCCTCAACCGCCGCCACCGCAGCAGCAACATCAggagaggccaggggcagcggccatcGGCAGCGCCAG GGGACAAAGCACAGGAAAGGGACCTCCACAGTCACCG GTGTTTGAGGGTGTCTACAACAATTCCAGAATGCTGCATTTCCTTACCGCTGTTGTG GGTTCCACTTGTGATGTAAAGGTGAAGAACGGTACCACCTATGAGGGTATCTTCAAGACGCTGAGCTCAAAG TTTGAACTGGCAGTGGATGCTGTGCACCGGAAGGTATCGGAGCCAGCGGGTGGCCCTCGTCGGGAAGACATAGTGGACACCATGGTGTTTAAGCCAAGTGATGTCATGCTTGTCCACTTCCGAAATGTCGACTTCAATTATGCTACTAAAG ATAAGTTCACTGACTCGGCCATTGCCATGAACTCGAAAGTGAATGGGGAGCACAAAGAGAAGGTGCTTCAGCGCTGGGAGGGCGGTGATAGCAACAGTGATGACTACGACCTGGAGTCTGACATG TCTAATGGATGGGACCCCAACGAAATGTTCAAGTTCAATGAGGAGAACTATGGTGTAAAGACCACCTATGACAGCAGTCTTTCTTCTTACAC GGTGCCCTTAGAGAAGGACAATTCAGAAGAATTCCGTCAGCGGGAGCTGCGTGCTGCCCAGTTGGCCCGAGAGATTGAATCGAGCCCCCAGTACCGCCTGCGGATCGCCATGGAGAATGATGATGGGCGCACGGAGGAGGAGAAGCACAGTGCAGTTCAGCGACAGGGCTCAGGGCGTGAGAGCCCCAGCTTGGCAGCCAG GGAGGGAAAGTATATCCCTCTGCCCCAGCGAGTTCGGGAAGGTCCCCGGGGAGGCGTTCGCTGCAGTAGTTCTCGGGGTGGCCGGCCTGGCCTTAGCTCTTTGCCGCCTCGTGGCCCTCACCATCTTGACAATAGCAGCCCTGGCCCAGGTTCTGAGGCACGTGGTATCAATGGAG gccctTCCCGCATGTCCCCTAAGGCCCAGCGACCTCTGAGAGGTGCCAAGACTCTGTCTTCCCCCAGCAGCAGGCCTTCTGGAGAAGCCTCTGTTCCACCTCCTCCTGCAG TGGGCCGGATGTACCCGCCGCGCTCTCCCAAATCAGCTGCCCCCGCCCCAATCTCAGCTTCCTGTCCTGAGCCTCCCATGGGCTCAGCAGTACCAACCTCTTCAGCTTCCATCCCAGTGACATCAGCAGTTGGGGATCCTGGAGTAGGCTCCGTTTCCCCAGCTTCTCCAAAGATCTCACTGGCCCCCACAGATG TAAAAGAACTCCCGGCCAAGGAACCTGGAAGGACGCTGGAGTCCCAGGAGTTGTCCCGGATTGCAGGGAAAG tCCCTGGCCTTCAGAATGAACAGAAGCGTTTTCAGCTGGAAGAACTGAGAAAGTTTGGGGCCCAGTTTAAG CTTCAGCCCAGTAGCTCCCCCGAGACCAGCTTGGATCCTTTTCCTCCACGGATCCTGAAAGAGGAGGccaaagggaaggagaaggaggtggatgGTCTTTTGGCTTCAGAGCCCCTGGGGTCTCCTGTTTCCTCGAAGGCCGAATCAGTATCGGACAAGGAGGACAAACCGCCCCTGCCAGCAGCAGGGGGTGCCGAGGGGCCGGAACAGCCTCCGGCACCTTGCCCAAGCCAAACTGGCAGCCCCCCAGTGGGCCTCATCAAGGGAGATGACAAGGATGAGGGCCCAGTTGCCGA ACAAGTGAAGAAGTCAACATTGAACCCCAATGCCAAGGAGTTCAATCCCACTAAGCCTCTGCTCTCTGTG AATAAATCCACCAGTACTCCGACTTCTCCTGGGCCCCGGACTCATTCAACTCCCTCCATCCCGGTGCTGACAGCAGGCCAGAGTGGGCTCTATAGCCCCCAGTACATTTCCTACATACCTCAGATCCACATGGGACCAGCTGTTCAG GCACCACAGATGTATCCGTATCCTGTGTCCAACTCAGTGCCTGGACAGCAGGGCAAGTACCGGGGCGCCAAAG GCTCCCTGCCCCCCCAGCGCTCGGACCAACACCAGCCAGCCTCCGCCCCTCCCATGATGcaggctgccgccgccgctgccggtCCACCTCTGGTGGCCGCCACCCCTTACTCTTCCTACATCCCCTACAACCCACAGCAGTTCCCAGGCCAGCCTGCCATGATGCAGCCCATGGCCCACTACCCCTCGCAG ccGGTGTTTGCCCCCATGCTTCAAAGCAACCCACGCATGCTGACATCGGGGAGCCATCCCCAGGCCATCGTGTCATCCTCCACCCCTCAGTACCCTTCTGCAgagcagcccaccccccaggcccttTATG CCACCGTTCACCAGTCCTATCCACACCATGCCACGCAGCTCCATGCCCACCAGCCGCAGCCGGCCACCACGCCTACTGGGAGCCAGCCGCCGTCCCAGCATGCGGCCCCCAGTCCTGTCCAG CACCAGGCGGGGCAGGCCCCACACCTGGGCAGTGGACAGCCGCAGCAGAACCTGTACCACCCAGGGGCCCTGACAGGCACGCCGCCTTCTCTGCCACCGGGACCTTCTGCCCAGTCCCCTCAGAGCAGCTTCCCCCAACCAGCCGCTGTATATGCCATCCATGCCCACCAGCAGCTGCCCCACGGCTTCACCAACATGGCCCATGTTACCCAG GCCCATGTCCAAACTGGAATCACAGCAGCCCCGCCCCCTCACCCTGGGGCTCCCCACCcgccccaggtgatgctgctgcacCCACCCCAGAGCCATGGGGGCCCCCCCCAAGGCGCGGTGCCCCAGAGTGGGGTGCCTGCACTCTCAGCTTCCACACCCTCACCCTACCCCTACATCGGACACCCCCAAG CTCCCCTTCCACCCCCCGGGGAACTGAAGATTGTCCTGGCCGCGACCTGA
- the ATXN2L gene encoding ataxin-2-like protein isoform X4, whose product MLKPQPPQQTSQPQQPPPTQQAVARRPPGGTSPPNGGLPGPLASTSAPPGPPAAASPCLGPAAAAGSGLRRGAEGILAPQPPPPQQQHQERPGAAAIGSARGQSTGKGPPQSPVFEGVYNNSRMLHFLTAVVGSTCDVKVKNGTTYEGIFKTLSSKFELAVDAVHRKVSEPAGGPRREDIVDTMVFKPSDVMLVHFRNVDFNYATKDKFTDSAIAMNSKVNGEHKEKVLQRWEGGDSNSDDYDLESDMSNGWDPNEMFKFNEENYGVKTTYDSSLSSYTVPLEKDNSEEFRQRELRAAQLAREIESSPQYRLRIAMENDDGRTEEEKHSAVQRQGSGRESPSLAAREGKYIPLPQRVREGPRGGVRCSSSRGGRPGLSSLPPRGPHHLDNSSPGPGSEARGINGGPSRMSPKAQRPLRGAKTLSSPSSRPSGEASVPPPPAVGRMYPPRSPKSAAPAPISASCPEPPMGSAVPTSSASIPVTSAVGDPGVGSVSPASPKISLAPTDVKELPAKEPGRTLESQELSRIAGKVPGLQNEQKRFQLEELRKFGAQFKLQPSSSPETSLDPFPPRILKEEAKGKEKEVDGLLASEPLGSPVSSKAESVSDKEDKPPLPAAGGAEGPEQPPAPCPSQTGSPPVGLIKGDDKDEGPVAEQVKKSTLNPNAKEFNPTKPLLSVNKSTSTPTSPGPRTHSTPSIPVLTAGQSGLYSPQYISYIPQIHMGPAVQAPQMYPYPVSNSVPGQQGKYRGAKGSLPPQRSDQHQPASAPPMMQAAAAAAGPPLVAATPYSSYIPYNPQQFPGQPAMMQPMAHYPSQPVFAPMLQSNPRMLTSGSHPQAIVSSSTPQYPSAEQPTPQALYATVHQSYPHHATQLHAHQPQPATTPTGSQPPSQHAAPSPVQHQAGQAPHLGSGQPQQNLYHPGALTGTPPSLPPGPSAQSPQSSFPQPAAVYAIHAHQQLPHGFTNMAHVTQAHVQTGITAAPPPHPGAPHPPQVMLLHPPQSHGGPPQGAVPQSGVPALSASTPSPYPYIGHPQAAPLPPPGELKIVLAAT is encoded by the exons ATGTTGAAGCCTCAGCCGCCACAACAGACCTCCCAGCCCCAGCAGCCGCCCCCCACGCAACAGGCCGTGGCCCGTCGCCCTCCCGGGGGCACCAGCCCGCCCAACGGCGGTCTCCCGGGGCCCCTGGCCTCCACCTCGGCTCCCCCAGGACCTCCTGCGGCCGCCTCCCCCTGCCTGGGGCCTGCAGCCGCTGCCGGGAGCGGGCTCCGCCGGGGAGCCGAGGGTATCTTGGCGCCTCAACCGCCGCCACCGCAGCAGCAACATCAggagaggccaggggcagcggccatcGGCAGCGCCAG GGGACAAAGCACAGGAAAGGGACCTCCACAGTCACCG GTGTTTGAGGGTGTCTACAACAATTCCAGAATGCTGCATTTCCTTACCGCTGTTGTG GGTTCCACTTGTGATGTAAAGGTGAAGAACGGTACCACCTATGAGGGTATCTTCAAGACGCTGAGCTCAAAG TTTGAACTGGCAGTGGATGCTGTGCACCGGAAGGTATCGGAGCCAGCGGGTGGCCCTCGTCGGGAAGACATAGTGGACACCATGGTGTTTAAGCCAAGTGATGTCATGCTTGTCCACTTCCGAAATGTCGACTTCAATTATGCTACTAAAG ATAAGTTCACTGACTCGGCCATTGCCATGAACTCGAAAGTGAATGGGGAGCACAAAGAGAAGGTGCTTCAGCGCTGGGAGGGCGGTGATAGCAACAGTGATGACTACGACCTGGAGTCTGACATG TCTAATGGATGGGACCCCAACGAAATGTTCAAGTTCAATGAGGAGAACTATGGTGTAAAGACCACCTATGACAGCAGTCTTTCTTCTTACAC GGTGCCCTTAGAGAAGGACAATTCAGAAGAATTCCGTCAGCGGGAGCTGCGTGCTGCCCAGTTGGCCCGAGAGATTGAATCGAGCCCCCAGTACCGCCTGCGGATCGCCATGGAGAATGATGATGGGCGCACGGAGGAGGAGAAGCACAGTGCAGTTCAGCGACAGGGCTCAGGGCGTGAGAGCCCCAGCTTGGCAGCCAG GGAGGGAAAGTATATCCCTCTGCCCCAGCGAGTTCGGGAAGGTCCCCGGGGAGGCGTTCGCTGCAGTAGTTCTCGGGGTGGCCGGCCTGGCCTTAGCTCTTTGCCGCCTCGTGGCCCTCACCATCTTGACAATAGCAGCCCTGGCCCAGGTTCTGAGGCACGTGGTATCAATGGAG gccctTCCCGCATGTCCCCTAAGGCCCAGCGACCTCTGAGAGGTGCCAAGACTCTGTCTTCCCCCAGCAGCAGGCCTTCTGGAGAAGCCTCTGTTCCACCTCCTCCTGCAG TGGGCCGGATGTACCCGCCGCGCTCTCCCAAATCAGCTGCCCCCGCCCCAATCTCAGCTTCCTGTCCTGAGCCTCCCATGGGCTCAGCAGTACCAACCTCTTCAGCTTCCATCCCAGTGACATCAGCAGTTGGGGATCCTGGAGTAGGCTCCGTTTCCCCAGCTTCTCCAAAGATCTCACTGGCCCCCACAGATG TAAAAGAACTCCCGGCCAAGGAACCTGGAAGGACGCTGGAGTCCCAGGAGTTGTCCCGGATTGCAGGGAAAG tCCCTGGCCTTCAGAATGAACAGAAGCGTTTTCAGCTGGAAGAACTGAGAAAGTTTGGGGCCCAGTTTAAG CTTCAGCCCAGTAGCTCCCCCGAGACCAGCTTGGATCCTTTTCCTCCACGGATCCTGAAAGAGGAGGccaaagggaaggagaaggaggtggatgGTCTTTTGGCTTCAGAGCCCCTGGGGTCTCCTGTTTCCTCGAAGGCCGAATCAGTATCGGACAAGGAGGACAAACCGCCCCTGCCAGCAGCAGGGGGTGCCGAGGGGCCGGAACAGCCTCCGGCACCTTGCCCAAGCCAAACTGGCAGCCCCCCAGTGGGCCTCATCAAGGGAGATGACAAGGATGAGGGCCCAGTTGCCGA ACAAGTGAAGAAGTCAACATTGAACCCCAATGCCAAGGAGTTCAATCCCACTAAGCCTCTGCTCTCTGTG AATAAATCCACCAGTACTCCGACTTCTCCTGGGCCCCGGACTCATTCAACTCCCTCCATCCCGGTGCTGACAGCAGGCCAGAGTGGGCTCTATAGCCCCCAGTACATTTCCTACATACCTCAGATCCACATGGGACCAGCTGTTCAG GCACCACAGATGTATCCGTATCCTGTGTCCAACTCAGTGCCTGGACAGCAGGGCAAGTACCGGGGCGCCAAAG GCTCCCTGCCCCCCCAGCGCTCGGACCAACACCAGCCAGCCTCCGCCCCTCCCATGATGcaggctgccgccgccgctgccggtCCACCTCTGGTGGCCGCCACCCCTTACTCTTCCTACATCCCCTACAACCCACAGCAGTTCCCAGGCCAGCCTGCCATGATGCAGCCCATGGCCCACTACCCCTCGCAG ccGGTGTTTGCCCCCATGCTTCAAAGCAACCCACGCATGCTGACATCGGGGAGCCATCCCCAGGCCATCGTGTCATCCTCCACCCCTCAGTACCCTTCTGCAgagcagcccaccccccaggcccttTATG CCACCGTTCACCAGTCCTATCCACACCATGCCACGCAGCTCCATGCCCACCAGCCGCAGCCGGCCACCACGCCTACTGGGAGCCAGCCGCCGTCCCAGCATGCGGCCCCCAGTCCTGTCCAG CACCAGGCGGGGCAGGCCCCACACCTGGGCAGTGGACAGCCGCAGCAGAACCTGTACCACCCAGGGGCCCTGACAGGCACGCCGCCTTCTCTGCCACCGGGACCTTCTGCCCAGTCCCCTCAGAGCAGCTTCCCCCAACCAGCCGCTGTATATGCCATCCATGCCCACCAGCAGCTGCCCCACGGCTTCACCAACATGGCCCATGTTACCCAG GCCCATGTCCAAACTGGAATCACAGCAGCCCCGCCCCCTCACCCTGGGGCTCCCCACCcgccccaggtgatgctgctgcacCCACCCCAGAGCCATGGGGGCCCCCCCCAAGGCGCGGTGCCCCAGAGTGGGGTGCCTGCACTCTCAGCTTCCACACCCTCACCCTACCCCTACATCGGACACCCCCAAG CAGCTCCCCTTCCACCCCCCGGGGAACTGAAGATTGTCCTGGCCGCGACCTGA